One genomic region from Bradyrhizobium icense encodes:
- a CDS encoding ABC transporter substrate-binding protein translates to MNLTRLEINRRTALLTSAAIAANVINPMRAFAQETPRKGGVFNVHYAAEQRQLNPSIQASTGVYIIGGKIQENLVDLDANGQPVGVLAESWEASPDGKTVTFKLRKGITWHDGKPFTSADVEFTAMNMWKKILNYGSTLQLFLTEVETPDAQTAIFKYERPMPLNLLLRALPDLGYVSAKHLYETGDIRQNPTNLSPVGTGPFKFVKYERGQYIIADRNENYWRPNAPYLDRIVWRVITDRASAAAQMEAGELHYAPFSSLTLSDLARLGKDKRFVVSTKGNEGNARTNTLEFNFRRKELSDIRVRRAIAHAINVPFFIENFLGDFAKLGTGPIPSTSTDFYPGPNTPQYPYDKAKAAALLDEAGFKAGRGGTRFALKLLPAPWGEDISLWSTFIQQSLGEVGIPIEIVRNDGGGFLKQVYDEHAFDLATGWHQYRNDPAVSTTVWYRSGQPKGAPWTNQWGWEDKNVDKTIDDAATEIDPAKRKALYAQFVKEVNTELPVWMPIEQIFVTTITAKARNHSNTPRWGSTSWHDLWLSA, encoded by the coding sequence ATGAATTTGACGCGCCTTGAGATCAATCGCCGCACCGCGCTGCTGACGTCGGCGGCCATCGCGGCCAACGTGATCAACCCGATGCGGGCGTTCGCGCAGGAGACGCCGCGCAAGGGCGGCGTGTTCAACGTCCATTACGCCGCCGAGCAGCGCCAGCTCAACCCGAGCATCCAGGCTTCCACCGGCGTCTACATCATCGGCGGCAAGATCCAGGAAAACCTCGTCGATCTCGACGCCAACGGCCAGCCGGTCGGCGTGCTCGCCGAAAGTTGGGAAGCCTCGCCCGACGGCAAGACCGTGACCTTCAAGCTGCGCAAGGGCATCACCTGGCACGACGGCAAGCCGTTCACCTCGGCCGATGTCGAATTTACCGCCATGAACATGTGGAAGAAGATCCTCAATTACGGATCGACGCTGCAGCTCTTTCTGACCGAGGTCGAGACGCCGGACGCGCAGACCGCGATCTTCAAGTACGAGCGGCCGATGCCGCTGAACCTCCTGCTGCGCGCCCTGCCCGACCTCGGCTACGTCTCGGCCAAGCATCTCTATGAGACCGGCGACATCCGCCAGAACCCGACCAACCTTTCGCCCGTCGGCACCGGCCCATTCAAGTTCGTCAAATACGAGCGCGGACAATATATCATCGCCGACCGCAACGAGAATTACTGGCGTCCGAACGCGCCCTATCTCGATCGCATCGTCTGGCGCGTGATCACCGATCGCGCCTCGGCCGCGGCGCAAATGGAAGCCGGCGAACTTCACTACGCTCCATTCTCGAGCCTGACGCTCTCCGATCTCGCTCGCCTCGGCAAGGACAAGCGCTTCGTCGTCTCCACCAAGGGCAACGAAGGCAACGCGCGCACCAACACGCTCGAGTTCAACTTCCGCCGCAAGGAATTGTCCGACATCCGGGTTCGCCGCGCGATTGCGCATGCCATCAACGTACCGTTCTTCATCGAGAATTTTCTCGGCGATTTCGCCAAGCTCGGCACCGGGCCGATTCCTTCGACCTCAACGGACTTCTATCCGGGGCCGAATACGCCGCAATATCCTTATGACAAGGCCAAGGCGGCTGCGCTGCTCGACGAAGCCGGCTTCAAGGCGGGCCGCGGCGGCACGCGCTTCGCGCTGAAACTGTTGCCCGCGCCATGGGGCGAGGACATCTCGCTGTGGTCGACCTTCATCCAGCAGTCGCTCGGCGAGGTCGGCATCCCGATCGAGATCGTGCGCAACGACGGCGGCGGCTTCCTCAAGCAGGTCTATGACGAGCACGCCTTCGACCTCGCCACCGGCTGGCACCAGTACCGCAACGATCCCGCGGTCTCGACCACGGTCTGGTATCGCTCGGGCCAGCCCAAGGGCGCACCCTGGACCAACCAGTGGGGCTGGGAGGACAAGAATGTCGACAAGACCATCGACGATGCCGCGACCGAAATCGATCCGGCCAAGCGCAAGGCGCTCTATGCCCAATTCGTCAAGGAAGTGAACACGGAGCTGCCGGTCTGGATGCCGATCGAGCAGATTTTCGTTACCACGATTACGGCGAAGGCACGCAACCACTCCAACACCCCGCGCTGGGGATCGACGAGCTGGCACGATCTTTGGCTTTCGGCTTAA
- a CDS encoding MFS transporter, with amino-acid sequence MDDGKADGADVNFRALIFALLALACGHMLSTLLRTIPAVSLDVMAADFKTPSQTLASLTSIYHFAFAASQIPVGAAMDRFGVRPVSLSLLAGTIIGALASGLATGPESFLFGQFLLGVATSGMLMCPMTLAAKHMSAARFGLWSGIILSIGNVGMLLSSSPLAFVVEQWGWRAGFWISAGFGAVVAVAVFALVPKQPAAHADDSSPLSQMAEVLRIGLSRPLRGLIALSLVSLAASLVLRGLWGGPWLMEVKGLGRIEAGNALGLFTLALIVGPLLIGILDRNIGHRREVLAAAHSFVALLLALMAAGAPHYPLSELFGMTAMPPRFDGVLLVLIGIAISAQPLLFGMTRQLAGAQNAGKALSAVNLAFFLGTALMQSATGVVAAVYGLPAVLMFMAAALIIGTVVFLRYT; translated from the coding sequence ATGGACGACGGCAAGGCCGACGGCGCGGATGTCAATTTCCGCGCCCTAATTTTTGCGCTGCTGGCGCTGGCCTGCGGTCACATGTTGTCGACGCTGCTGCGAACGATTCCGGCCGTCAGCCTCGACGTCATGGCCGCCGATTTCAAAACGCCGTCGCAGACGCTGGCGAGCCTCACCTCGATCTACCATTTCGCCTTCGCCGCCTCGCAGATTCCGGTCGGCGCGGCGATGGATCGCTTTGGCGTGCGGCCGGTGTCGCTCAGTCTGCTGGCAGGAACCATCATCGGCGCGCTGGCGTCGGGTCTGGCAACGGGGCCGGAGAGCTTTCTGTTTGGCCAGTTCCTGCTTGGGGTCGCCACCTCAGGCATGCTGATGTGCCCGATGACGCTGGCGGCGAAACATATGTCGGCGGCGCGCTTCGGCCTGTGGTCCGGCATCATTCTCTCGATCGGCAATGTCGGCATGCTGCTGTCGTCGAGCCCGCTGGCCTTCGTCGTGGAACAGTGGGGATGGCGGGCCGGATTCTGGATCTCCGCCGGCTTCGGCGCTGTGGTGGCGGTGGCCGTGTTCGCGCTGGTGCCGAAGCAACCGGCCGCGCATGCCGACGACTCCTCGCCGCTCTCGCAAATGGCCGAGGTGCTGCGCATCGGCTTGTCGCGACCGCTCCGTGGCCTGATCGCGCTGTCGCTGGTCTCGCTGGCGGCTTCGCTGGTGCTGCGCGGATTGTGGGGTGGACCGTGGCTGATGGAAGTCAAAGGACTTGGCCGCATCGAGGCCGGAAACGCGCTCGGCCTGTTCACGCTGGCGTTGATCGTTGGTCCCTTGTTGATCGGCATCCTCGACCGCAATATCGGCCACCGCCGCGAGGTGCTGGCCGCCGCCCATTCCTTCGTAGCCCTGCTGCTCGCGCTGATGGCGGCGGGCGCGCCGCATTATCCGCTTTCGGAACTGTTCGGGATGACGGCGATGCCGCCGCGATTTGACGGCGTGCTGCTGGTTCTGATCGGCATAGCCATATCGGCGCAGCCGCTGCTCTTCGGCATGACGCGGCAACTGGCGGGCGCGCAGAATGCCGGCAAGGCACTTTCCGCCGTCAACCTCGCGTTCTTCCTCGGTACCGCGCTGATGCAATCGGCAACCGGCGTGGTCGCGGCAGTCTACGGCTTGCCCGCGGTGCTGATGTTCATGGCCGCGGCCTTGATCATCGGGACCGTCGTATTTTTGCGGTATACGTAG
- a CDS encoding HU family DNA-binding protein produces MATQMSKSQLIEKIATTTEVSKKEVKNVMDTLVDVGHKELKKNGVFLVPGFAKFVVVKKPATKARKGTNPFTGEEMMFKAKPARKIVRARPVKAAKDAV; encoded by the coding sequence ATGGCCACCCAAATGTCTAAGTCGCAGCTGATCGAGAAGATCGCGACCACCACCGAAGTTTCGAAGAAAGAGGTCAAGAACGTGATGGACACGCTCGTTGACGTCGGTCACAAGGAACTGAAGAAGAACGGGGTGTTCCTCGTTCCCGGCTTCGCGAAGTTCGTCGTGGTCAAGAAGCCGGCGACCAAGGCTCGGAAGGGCACCAACCCCTTCACGGGCGAGGAAATGATGTTCAAGGCCAAGCCGGCCCGCAAGATCGTCCGGGCCCGCCCGGTCAAGGCCGCCAAGGACGCGGTTTAA
- a CDS encoding CmcJ/NvfI family oxidoreductase yields the protein MALQQAKLESLPFVTAELNYLAPTPGKPRTYAFDPPPGEPKSTALPEPHNVPIFDARLIAANLSLDREGFALVRHPTIVRDFYDDKEVNSVYYPAVEAFLKATLKADRVFIFDHTVRKRVEGAADIRGAGPRQPATRVHVDQTDNSGANRVREHLPDEADELLKGRVQVVNVWRPIRGPLRDTPLAMCDGQTVQPGDLVASDLIYPNRSGETYSVKYNPNHRWYYIPEMRTDEALLLKCYDSATDGRTRFGPHTAFIDPTTPADAPPRASIELRTLVFHRN from the coding sequence ATGGCCCTGCAGCAAGCAAAACTCGAATCGCTTCCCTTCGTCACCGCCGAGCTGAACTATCTCGCGCCGACGCCGGGAAAGCCTCGCACCTATGCCTTCGATCCGCCGCCGGGCGAACCCAAATCCACCGCGCTGCCCGAACCGCACAACGTCCCGATCTTCGACGCGCGCCTGATCGCCGCAAACCTCTCTTTGGACCGCGAGGGTTTTGCGCTGGTCCGCCATCCCACCATCGTCAGGGATTTCTACGACGACAAGGAAGTGAACAGCGTCTACTACCCCGCCGTGGAAGCCTTCCTGAAGGCGACGCTCAAAGCAGACCGCGTCTTCATCTTCGATCACACCGTGCGCAAGCGCGTGGAGGGCGCCGCCGATATCAGGGGCGCCGGTCCGCGCCAGCCGGCCACGCGCGTCCATGTCGACCAGACCGACAATTCAGGCGCCAACCGCGTGCGCGAACATTTGCCCGATGAGGCTGACGAGCTTCTGAAGGGACGGGTTCAGGTCGTCAACGTCTGGCGGCCGATCCGGGGTCCGTTGCGCGATACGCCGCTGGCGATGTGCGACGGCCAGACGGTGCAGCCGGGCGATCTCGTCGCATCCGACCTGATCTATCCGAATCGCAGCGGCGAAACCTATTCCGTAAAATACAATCCGAACCATCGCTGGTACTACATTCCGGAAATGCGGACCGATGAGGCGCTGCTCCTGAAGTGCTACGATTCCGCGACCGACGGCCGCACACGGTTCGGCCCGCATACCGCTTTCATCGATCCAACCACGCCGGCCGATGCGCCGCCGCGCGCGAGCATCGAACTGCGAACGCTGGTGTTCCACAGGAACTGA
- a CDS encoding SDR family oxidoreductase, protein MKDRVAVVTGGSKGIGLAVARQFAASGAKVAILARGAADLKAARELLAKDGLEVRDYVCDVSKASDITKAHEKIVADLGPVDILINNAGTARTMAFENITDEAWQEDLDLKLFAAIRFSRLVWPGMKARKWGRIINVLNTYAKAPAASSAPTSVSRAAGMALTKVMASEGGEHNILVNAMLVGLIMSDQWVKRHAAQAPDMDFEVFAKKLAKGTPLGRIGTAEEFANLACFLASDQGSFITGTAINVDGGRSPVV, encoded by the coding sequence ATGAAGGACAGAGTCGCCGTCGTCACCGGCGGCAGCAAGGGAATTGGCCTCGCCGTCGCCCGGCAATTCGCGGCCTCCGGCGCCAAAGTGGCGATCCTCGCACGCGGAGCAGCCGATCTGAAAGCAGCGCGAGAGCTGCTCGCCAAGGACGGGCTTGAGGTGCGCGACTATGTCTGCGACGTCTCCAAGGCATCAGACATTACGAAGGCGCACGAGAAGATTGTCGCCGACCTCGGCCCCGTCGACATCCTGATCAACAACGCTGGCACCGCGCGGACGATGGCTTTCGAGAACATCACCGACGAAGCCTGGCAGGAAGATCTCGATCTCAAACTCTTCGCCGCCATCCGCTTCAGCCGGCTGGTCTGGCCGGGCATGAAGGCGCGCAAATGGGGCCGCATCATCAACGTACTCAATACCTACGCCAAGGCGCCTGCGGCTTCCTCGGCGCCGACCTCGGTCTCTCGGGCGGCCGGCATGGCGCTGACCAAGGTGATGGCGAGCGAAGGCGGCGAGCACAACATCCTGGTCAATGCCATGCTGGTCGGCCTGATCATGAGCGATCAATGGGTGAAGCGGCACGCCGCGCAGGCACCCGATATGGATTTCGAGGTGTTTGCAAAAAAACTCGCCAAGGGCACGCCTTTGGGGCGCATCGGCACGGCTGAGGAATTCGCCAACCTGGCCTGCTTCCTGGCTTCCGATCAGGGTTCGTTCATCACCGGCACCGCCATCAATGTCGATGGCGGAAGGTCGCCGGTGGTTTAG
- a CDS encoding ABC transporter permease: MRILALAGRRLAASIPTLVLILIGVFLLLQFAPGDTVDAMMAQMGGGDAATAKELRKFYGLDLSIPAQLGNYLWRLVRLDLGFSSIYGKPVASVILERLPPTILLMTASLSFAFFFGLLFGVIAARGVNRWPDTLISTLGLIFYATPSFWFGLMAIVVFSVYLQWLPPGGFEDIGTMRTGIWRGLDIASHLVLPTLTLGLIFLAIYLRIMRASMLEVLNLDYVRTARAKGLDETRVVTQHVLRNALLPMVTLIGLQAGTMLGGSVVVESVFSLPGLGRLAYESVVQRDLNTLLGIVFVSALLVISVNFIVDLIYARLDPRITAEG; encoded by the coding sequence ATGCGCATCCTGGCCCTTGCGGGGCGGCGGCTCGCCGCCTCGATCCCGACCCTCGTCCTGATCCTGATCGGCGTGTTCCTGCTGCTGCAGTTCGCGCCGGGCGACACCGTCGACGCCATGATGGCGCAGATGGGCGGCGGCGATGCCGCGACCGCCAAGGAGCTGCGCAAATTCTATGGGCTCGACCTCTCGATCCCGGCCCAGCTCGGCAATTACCTCTGGCGGCTGGTGCGGCTCGATCTCGGCTTCTCCTCGATCTACGGCAAGCCGGTGGCGTCGGTGATCCTGGAGCGGTTGCCGCCGACCATTCTCTTGATGACCGCGTCGCTGTCCTTCGCGTTCTTCTTCGGCCTCCTATTCGGCGTGATTGCCGCGCGCGGCGTCAACCGCTGGCCGGACACGCTGATCTCGACGCTCGGCCTGATCTTCTACGCCACGCCCTCGTTCTGGTTCGGGCTGATGGCGATCGTGGTGTTTTCGGTTTACCTGCAGTGGCTGCCGCCGGGCGGCTTCGAGGACATCGGGACCATGCGGACCGGGATATGGCGCGGGCTCGACATCGCAAGCCACCTGGTGCTGCCGACGCTGACGCTCGGGCTGATCTTTCTGGCGATTTACCTCCGCATCATGCGCGCTTCGATGCTGGAGGTTCTCAATCTCGATTACGTCCGCACCGCGCGTGCCAAAGGTCTCGACGAGACCCGTGTGGTGACGCAGCACGTGCTGCGCAATGCGCTCTTGCCAATGGTGACGCTGATTGGCTTGCAGGCCGGTACCATGCTCGGCGGATCGGTGGTGGTCGAAAGCGTGTTCTCGTTGCCGGGTCTCGGACGGCTTGCCTATGAATCGGTGGTGCAGCGCGACCTCAATACGCTGCTCGGGATCGTCTTCGTCTCGGCGCTGCTCGTCATATCAGTGAACTTCATCGTCGACCTCATCTATGCGCGGCTCGATCCGCGCATCACGGCAGAGGGTTAG
- a CDS encoding ABC transporter permease, protein MDAVKRYFRSPAAVAGLILLLIVIAMAVSAGWFYPRDPLALAGRPLVWPFSNPRFLLGTDNSGRDIAAQIFYGARISLLIGGVATAIAILIGILVGAFAGYYGGWVDNVLMRITEAFQTLPNFVLLLVLVAVFGSTLTTVTIAVGVVSWPAPARLTRAEFLSLRNREFVQAGRTLGMKNIQLIFGEILPNALPPVIVYASVVMAVAILLESALAFLRLSDPNVASWGNLIGLGRDVLRVQWYVSAIPGIAILVTVLAVSLVGQGLNDALNPRLKGR, encoded by the coding sequence ATGGATGCGGTCAAGCGCTACTTCCGAAGCCCCGCCGCCGTCGCCGGCCTGATCCTGCTCCTGATCGTGATCGCGATGGCGGTCTCGGCCGGCTGGTTCTATCCGCGCGATCCGCTGGCGCTGGCCGGCCGGCCCCTGGTCTGGCCGTTCTCCAATCCGCGCTTCCTGCTCGGCACCGACAATTCGGGCCGCGACATCGCAGCTCAGATTTTCTACGGCGCGCGGATTTCGCTTCTGATCGGCGGCGTCGCCACCGCGATTGCGATCCTGATCGGCATCCTCGTCGGCGCTTTCGCCGGCTACTACGGCGGCTGGGTCGACAATGTCTTGATGCGGATCACCGAAGCGTTCCAGACGCTGCCGAACTTCGTGCTGCTGCTGGTGCTGGTCGCAGTATTCGGCTCGACCTTGACGACGGTCACGATCGCGGTCGGCGTGGTGTCGTGGCCGGCGCCGGCGCGGCTGACCCGCGCCGAGTTCCTCTCCTTACGCAACCGCGAGTTCGTCCAGGCCGGACGCACGCTCGGCATGAAGAATATTCAGCTCATTTTCGGCGAGATCCTGCCCAATGCGCTGCCACCGGTCATCGTCTACGCCAGCGTGGTGATGGCAGTCGCGATACTCCTCGAAAGCGCACTCGCCTTCCTGCGGCTGTCCGACCCCAACGTGGCATCCTGGGGCAATTTGATCGGCCTCGGCCGCGATGTGCTGCGGGTGCAATGGTACGTCTCGGCAATCCCGGGTATTGCGATCCTGGTTACCGTGCTCGCGGTATCGCTGGTCGGCCAGGGCCTGAATGACGCGCTCAATCCGAGGCTGAAGGGCCGATGA